From Streptomyces griseorubiginosus, one genomic window encodes:
- a CDS encoding amino acid ABC transporter ATP-binding protein yields the protein MSGISKDVAQPASGRPMVRAEGVHKSFGAAHILKGIDLEVNPREVFCLIGPSGSGKSTFLRCINHLEKISAGRLYVDGSLVGYRQSGDKLYELKEKEVASQRRDIGMVFQRFNLFPHMTALENVMEAPVQVKGETKAVARERAGRLLSRVGLGDRTGHYPAQLSGGQQQRVAIARALAMEPKLMLFDEPTSALDPELVGEVLDVMRDLAEDGMTMIVVTHEMGFAREVGDSLVFMDDGVVVESGHPRDVLTDPQHERTKSFLSKVL from the coding sequence ATGAGCGGTATCAGCAAGGACGTCGCCCAGCCCGCGAGCGGTCGCCCGATGGTCAGGGCCGAGGGAGTGCACAAGTCCTTCGGGGCCGCGCACATCCTCAAGGGCATCGACCTGGAGGTGAACCCGCGCGAGGTGTTCTGCCTCATCGGCCCGTCCGGCTCCGGCAAGTCCACCTTCCTGCGGTGCATCAACCACCTGGAGAAGATCAGCGCCGGCCGGCTCTACGTCGACGGGAGTCTGGTCGGTTACCGGCAGAGCGGTGACAAGCTCTACGAGCTCAAGGAAAAGGAAGTGGCCTCGCAGCGGCGGGACATCGGCATGGTGTTCCAGCGCTTCAACCTCTTCCCTCACATGACGGCGCTGGAGAACGTCATGGAGGCACCGGTCCAGGTCAAGGGCGAGACCAAGGCCGTGGCCCGCGAGCGGGCGGGGCGGCTGCTGAGCCGGGTCGGCCTGGGCGACCGGACCGGCCACTACCCGGCCCAGCTGTCCGGCGGTCAGCAGCAGCGGGTGGCCATCGCCCGTGCGCTGGCGATGGAGCCCAAGCTGATGCTCTTCGACGAGCCGACCTCGGCCCTCGACCCCGAGCTGGTCGGCGAGGTACTGGACGTGATGCGCGATCTCGCGGAGGACGGCATGACGATGATCGTCGTCACCCACGAGATGGGCTTCGCCCGTGAGGTCGGCGACTCACTGGTCTTCATGGACGACGGTGTCGTGGTCGAGTCCGGCCACCCGCGCGACGTTCTGACGGACCCGCAGCACGAACGCACCAAGTCCTTCCTCTCCAAGGTGCTCTGA
- a CDS encoding class I SAM-dependent methyltransferase: MATGVGTDWQAWQESWDRQQEWYMPDREERFRVMLDMVEALVGPEPRILDLACGTGSITARLLARFPDATSTGVDLDPALLTIARGTFEGDGRVTLVEADLTDPRWPSRLPQESYDAVLTATALHWLRREPLAELYGRIAQLVRPGGVFLNADHMSDDSTPRINAAERAHRHAVMERDRHAGALDWADWWRLAAADPVLAGPTARRFEIYGEHAEGETPSAQWHARVLREAGFDEVRPVWSSPSDTLLLALK; encoded by the coding sequence ATGGCGACCGGTGTCGGAACCGACTGGCAGGCCTGGCAGGAGAGCTGGGACCGGCAGCAGGAGTGGTACATGCCGGACCGCGAGGAGCGGTTCCGGGTCATGCTCGACATGGTGGAGGCCCTCGTCGGGCCCGAGCCGAGAATCCTCGACCTCGCGTGCGGCACCGGCAGCATCACCGCCCGGCTGCTCGCCCGCTTCCCCGACGCCACCAGCACCGGCGTGGACCTCGACCCCGCCCTGCTCACCATCGCGCGCGGCACCTTCGAAGGCGACGGCCGGGTCACCCTCGTCGAGGCCGACCTGACGGACCCGCGGTGGCCGTCGCGGCTGCCGCAGGAGTCGTACGACGCGGTCCTCACCGCCACCGCCCTCCACTGGCTGCGCCGCGAACCCCTCGCCGAACTCTACGGGCGGATCGCCCAACTCGTCCGCCCAGGAGGCGTGTTCCTGAACGCCGACCACATGAGCGACGACAGCACACCCCGGATCAACGCGGCCGAGCGGGCCCACCGGCACGCCGTCATGGAGCGGGACCGGCACGCGGGCGCCCTCGACTGGGCGGACTGGTGGCGGCTCGCCGCCGCGGACCCGGTCCTCGCCGGACCCACGGCCCGCCGCTTCGAGATCTACGGCGAACACGCGGAGGGCGAGACCCCCTCGGCGCAGTGGCACGCGCGCGTGCTGCGCGAGGCCGGCTTCGACGAGGTCCGCCCGGTGTGGTCGTCCCCCTCGGACACGCTGCTGCTGGCGCTGAAGTAG
- a CDS encoding CGNR zinc finger domain-containing protein, protein MELAYYSDYAVRLVNSEDPARGKDSLTSVEAVRELFGAGQEAGRRATEADVTRFRSVRARLRAVFEAADQGDEETAVNLLNSLLLEFPVSPQISGHDFRDDDGRPLWHMHLADHPSNATAGYAAIAAMGLAFHLTEYGVDRLGLCEAAPCRNAYLDTSTNRSRRYCSDRCATRANVAAYRARKRLEADRSARTGRSADTAQRTAASGER, encoded by the coding sequence GTGGAACTGGCCTATTACTCGGACTACGCCGTTCGTCTGGTCAACAGTGAGGACCCGGCCCGCGGGAAGGACTCCCTGACCTCGGTCGAGGCCGTCCGCGAGCTGTTCGGTGCCGGCCAGGAGGCGGGCCGGCGGGCCACGGAGGCCGACGTGACCCGCTTCCGCTCGGTCCGGGCGCGGCTGCGGGCGGTCTTCGAGGCGGCGGACCAGGGCGACGAGGAGACGGCGGTGAACCTGCTGAACTCGCTGCTCCTCGAGTTCCCGGTGAGCCCGCAGATCTCCGGGCACGACTTCCGCGACGACGACGGCCGCCCGCTGTGGCACATGCACCTGGCGGACCACCCGTCCAACGCCACGGCGGGCTACGCGGCCATCGCCGCGATGGGCCTGGCCTTCCACCTCACCGAGTACGGCGTGGACCGCCTCGGCCTGTGCGAGGCGGCCCCCTGCCGCAACGCCTACCTCGACACGTCCACCAACCGCTCCCGGCGCTACTGCTCCGACCGCTGCGCCACCCGCGCCAACGTGGCCGCCTACCGGGCCCGCAAGCGCCTGGAGGCCGACCGGTCGGCGAGGACGGGCCGCAGCGCGGACACCGCCCAGCGCACCGCGGCCAGCGGCGAGCGCTGA
- the sodX gene encoding nickel-type superoxide dismutase maturation protease has product MPELSQETERGRSLLPFLGVAEVTGPSMVPTLRHGDQLVVHWGARVGVGDIVVLRHPFQQDLLVVKRAVERREGGWWVLGDNAFAGGDSTDYGVVPEDLVLGKARLRYRPPGPGQRSPLAAVRWAVSALRPVLADRSASRRLRAR; this is encoded by the coding sequence ATGCCGGAGCTGTCGCAGGAGACCGAGCGGGGGAGGTCCTTGCTGCCCTTTCTCGGGGTGGCCGAGGTGACCGGGCCGTCGATGGTGCCCACGCTCCGGCACGGGGACCAGCTCGTCGTGCACTGGGGGGCCAGGGTCGGGGTCGGCGACATCGTGGTCCTCAGGCATCCGTTCCAGCAGGACCTGCTCGTCGTCAAGCGGGCCGTGGAGCGCCGCGAGGGCGGCTGGTGGGTGCTCGGCGACAACGCGTTCGCGGGCGGCGACAGCACGGACTACGGCGTCGTACCGGAGGACCTCGTGCTGGGGAAGGCCCGGCTCAGGTACCGGCCGCCGGGGCCCGGTCAGCGCTCGCCGCTGGCCGCGGTGCGCTGGGCGGTGTCCGCGCTGCGGCCCGTCCTCGCCGACCGGTCGGCCTCCAGGCGCTTGCGGGCCCGGTAG
- the sodN gene encoding superoxide dismutase, Ni produces MLSRLFAPKVKVSAHCDLPCGVYDPAQARIEAESVKAVQEKMAANDDPHFQARATVIKEQRAELAKHHVSVLWSDYFKPPHFEKYPELHQLVNDTLKALSAAKASTDPATGQKALDYIAQIDKIFWETKKA; encoded by the coding sequence ATGCTTTCCCGCCTGTTTGCCCCCAAGGTCAAGGTCAGCGCACACTGCGACCTGCCCTGCGGTGTGTACGACCCTGCCCAGGCCCGCATCGAGGCGGAGTCGGTGAAGGCCGTGCAGGAGAAGATGGCCGCCAACGACGACCCGCACTTCCAGGCGCGTGCCACGGTCATCAAGGAGCAGCGCGCCGAGCTCGCGAAGCACCACGTTTCCGTGCTCTGGAGCGACTACTTCAAGCCCCCGCACTTCGAGAAGTACCCGGAGCTGCACCAGCTGGTCAACGACACCCTCAAGGCCCTCTCGGCCGCGAAGGCGTCCACCGACCCGGCCACGGGCCAGAAGGCTCTGGACTACATCGCCCAGATCGACAAGATCTTCTGGGAGACCAAGAAGGCCTGA
- a CDS encoding SCO4225 family membrane protein, producing the protein MSKASRPRRLFALATGNRHARGYLAVVAGSVVCSLLFPDSPLAMAPMLLTAPLSFLGVALPFGAGTQGSPAVEALAIGLWTLWFLACALVNAAVLGALATGAAGDGTVTERSGAWSGRSGPARAGARDGVAHRVRNLLAPAVDNWPARGYLAVVAVALGFFLGAEYVLADPGFAGIWPLMTTAPLSFLAIALTPAADTGPEWLSPLLFAAGSALSGLVNAVLLGRLTRRLRSPQIRPVA; encoded by the coding sequence ATGTCGAAAGCCTCCCGTCCACGCCGACTGTTCGCCCTCGCCACCGGCAACCGGCACGCCCGGGGCTACCTCGCGGTCGTCGCCGGATCGGTCGTGTGCTCGTTGCTCTTCCCGGACAGTCCCCTGGCCATGGCCCCGATGCTGCTCACCGCCCCCCTCTCCTTCCTGGGCGTGGCCCTCCCGTTCGGCGCCGGCACCCAGGGCTCCCCGGCGGTCGAGGCACTCGCGATCGGCCTCTGGACGCTGTGGTTCCTGGCCTGCGCCCTGGTGAACGCGGCCGTGCTGGGGGCGCTCGCCACCGGGGCGGCCGGGGACGGGACGGTGACCGAGCGGTCCGGCGCGTGGTCCGGGCGGTCGGGGCCGGCCCGTGCCGGTGCGCGGGACGGGGTCGCGCACCGGGTCCGGAACCTCCTGGCGCCCGCCGTCGACAACTGGCCCGCGCGCGGGTACCTCGCCGTGGTCGCGGTGGCCCTGGGGTTCTTCCTGGGCGCCGAGTACGTGCTGGCGGACCCCGGGTTCGCCGGGATCTGGCCGCTCATGACGACGGCTCCGCTCAGCTTCCTGGCCATCGCGCTGACGCCCGCGGCGGACACCGGACCCGAGTGGCTGAGCCCGCTGCTGTTCGCCGCCGGCTCGGCGCTGTCCGGCCTCGTCAACGCCGTACTGCTCGGCAGGCTCACCCGCCGGCTCCGGTCACCGCAGATCCGCCCGGTCGCCTGA
- the ppk2 gene encoding polyphosphate kinase 2, translating into MTPLLTDLKVDYTDPDDPVLIRPDGSPIDTWRENYPYAHRMERKEYDWHKRLQQIELLKLQSWIKETGRRLVIVFEGRDAAGKGGTIKRFTEHLNPRGARVVALEKPTERERGQWYFQRYVEHLPTAGEIVLFDRSWYNRAGVERVMGFCTDDEYRRFMRQAPLFERMLVDDGVDLLKFWFSVSQGEQRTRFTIRQIDPVRQWKLSPMDLASLDRWDDYTAAKVAMFRETDTQFAPWTVVKSNDKKRARVEAMRSVLARFDYSDKDEEVVGTPDPRIVGAAAGLLEAGEA; encoded by the coding sequence ATGACACCTCTGCTGACCGACCTGAAGGTCGACTACACCGATCCCGACGACCCCGTGCTCATCCGCCCCGACGGAAGCCCGATCGACACCTGGCGGGAGAACTACCCCTACGCGCACCGCATGGAGCGCAAGGAGTACGACTGGCACAAACGGCTCCAGCAGATCGAACTGCTGAAGCTGCAGAGCTGGATCAAGGAGACCGGGCGCCGGCTCGTGATCGTCTTCGAGGGGCGGGACGCGGCCGGCAAGGGCGGCACGATCAAGCGCTTCACGGAGCATCTGAACCCTCGTGGCGCGCGGGTGGTGGCGCTGGAGAAGCCGACCGAGCGGGAGCGCGGGCAGTGGTACTTCCAGCGGTACGTCGAGCACCTGCCGACCGCCGGTGAGATCGTGCTGTTCGACCGGTCCTGGTACAACCGGGCCGGTGTGGAGCGGGTCATGGGATTCTGCACGGACGACGAGTACCGGCGCTTCATGCGGCAGGCCCCGCTGTTCGAGCGGATGCTGGTGGACGACGGCGTGGACCTGCTGAAGTTCTGGTTCTCGGTCTCCCAGGGCGAGCAGCGCACCCGCTTCACGATCCGTCAGATCGATCCCGTACGGCAGTGGAAGCTCAGCCCCATGGACCTCGCCTCCCTGGACCGCTGGGACGACTACACCGCCGCCAAGGTCGCCATGTTCCGTGAGACGGACACCCAGTTCGCCCCTTGGACCGTGGTCAAGAGCAACGACAAGAAGCGCGCCCGCGTCGAGGCCATGCGCAGCGTCCTGGCCCGCTTCGACTACTCCGACAAGGACGAGGAGGTCGTCGGCACCCCGGACCCACGGATCGTGGGCGCGGCGGCGGGGCTGCTGGAGGCGGGGGAGGCCTAG
- a CDS encoding inorganic phosphate transporter, which yields MDHITFLVAVVIVTALAFDFTNGFHDTANAMATSIATGALKPRTAVLVSGALNIVGAFLSTEVARTISGGIVDDTLVSPAMIFAGLVGAILWNLLTWLVGLPSSSSHALFGGLIGAVWVGAGSHGVHFDKVVEKILIPAVASPVVAGVAALIATYLAYKLTARARKGSVTKGFRLGQIASASLVSLAHGTNDAQKTMGVITLTLISAGALGHDAGPPVWVIAAAGLAIGLGTYLGGWRIIRTMGKGLTEIQSPQGFAAETASTTVILTSAHLGFALSTTQVASGSILGAGLGRRLAEVRWGVAGRMVLAWLITLPAAALVGGVSASAVKHGGNFGTVVVALVGVAVAAGIVLLSRRNPVSAHNVNDTHEVTLRTEPPARVGTAA from the coding sequence ATGGACCACATCACGTTCCTCGTGGCGGTCGTCATCGTCACGGCCCTGGCCTTCGACTTCACCAACGGATTCCACGACACGGCCAACGCGATGGCGACGTCCATCGCGACCGGCGCGCTGAAACCGAGGACCGCGGTCCTGGTGAGCGGTGCCCTCAACATCGTGGGCGCCTTCCTGTCGACCGAGGTCGCCAGGACGATCTCCGGTGGCATCGTGGACGACACCCTGGTCTCACCGGCGATGATCTTCGCCGGGCTGGTCGGAGCGATCCTGTGGAACCTGCTGACCTGGCTGGTCGGCCTGCCCTCCAGCTCCTCGCACGCGCTGTTCGGCGGGCTGATCGGCGCCGTGTGGGTCGGCGCGGGCAGCCACGGTGTGCACTTCGACAAGGTGGTCGAGAAGATCCTGATCCCCGCGGTGGCCTCGCCGGTCGTCGCGGGCGTGGCCGCGCTCATCGCCACCTACCTCGCCTACAAGCTCACCGCCCGCGCCCGCAAGGGCTCGGTGACCAAGGGCTTCCGCCTCGGCCAGATCGCCTCCGCGTCCCTCGTCTCCCTCGCGCACGGCACCAACGACGCCCAGAAGACCATGGGCGTCATCACGCTGACCCTGATCTCGGCGGGTGCGCTCGGCCACGACGCCGGTCCGCCGGTCTGGGTCATCGCCGCCGCGGGTCTCGCGATCGGCCTCGGCACCTACCTCGGCGGCTGGCGGATCATCCGCACCATGGGCAAGGGCCTCACGGAGATCCAGTCCCCGCAGGGCTTCGCCGCCGAGACCGCGTCCACGACGGTCATCCTGACCTCCGCCCATCTCGGCTTCGCGCTGTCCACCACCCAGGTCGCATCCGGCAGCATCCTCGGCGCGGGCCTCGGCAGGCGGCTCGCGGAGGTCCGCTGGGGCGTGGCGGGCAGGATGGTCCTGGCCTGGCTGATCACCCTGCCCGCCGCCGCGCTGGTGGGCGGCGTCTCGGCGAGCGCGGTCAAGCACGGCGGCAACTTCGGCACGGTCGTCGTCGCCCTGGTCGGCGTGGCCGTCGCCGCAGGCATCGTGCTCCTCTCCCGCCGCAACCCGGTGAGCGCGCACAACGTGAACGACACCCACGAGGTCACCCTCCGCACCGAGCCGCCGGCCCGCGTCGGCACGGCCGCCTGA
- a CDS encoding helix-turn-helix transcriptional regulator, translating to MVSIEDLVRLRQARDRMDREYTEPLDVTALARTALMSTGHFQRSFRAEFGETPYGYLMTRRIERAKALLRRGDLSVTEVCMAVGCTSLGSFSSRFTQLVGETPSAYRARSHEETAGIPPCVVRRHTRPRRA from the coding sequence ATGGTGAGCATCGAGGATCTGGTGCGGCTGCGGCAGGCGCGGGACCGCATGGACCGCGAGTACACCGAGCCGCTCGACGTCACCGCGCTCGCCCGCACCGCGCTGATGTCCACGGGCCACTTCCAGCGCAGTTTCCGCGCGGAGTTCGGGGAGACACCGTACGGCTATCTCATGACCCGGCGCATCGAGCGGGCGAAGGCGCTGCTGCGGCGGGGCGACCTGTCGGTCACCGAGGTCTGCATGGCGGTGGGCTGCACCTCTCTCGGCTCCTTCAGCTCGCGGTTCACACAGCTGGTGGGCGAGACACCGAGCGCGTACCGGGCCCGTTCCCACGAGGAGACGGCCGGGATCCCCCCGTGCGTCGTCCGCAGGCACACCCGGCCCCGGCGGGCCTAA
- a CDS encoding VOC family protein, which translates to MDIKLKNCFIAVDDHDKAIAFYRDVLGMEVRNDVGYEGMRWVTVGSPLQPDVDIVLEPPAADPDASPADKEAMARLLAKGLLRGVNFTTTDCDALFARVRESGAEVIQEPTDMPYGVRDCAFRDPAGNLLRFMEAEGS; encoded by the coding sequence ATGGACATCAAACTCAAGAACTGCTTCATCGCCGTCGACGACCACGACAAGGCGATCGCGTTCTACCGGGACGTCCTGGGCATGGAGGTGCGCAACGACGTCGGGTACGAGGGGATGCGGTGGGTGACGGTCGGCTCGCCGCTCCAGCCGGACGTGGACATCGTGCTGGAGCCACCGGCGGCGGATCCGGACGCGTCGCCCGCGGACAAGGAGGCGATGGCGCGGCTGCTGGCGAAGGGGTTGCTGCGGGGGGTCAACTTCACGACGACGGACTGTGACGCGTTGTTCGCGCGCGTGCGGGAGTCGGGCGCCGAGGTGATCCAGGAGCCGACGGACATGCCGTACGGGGTGCGGGACTGTGCGTTTCGGGATCCGGCGGGGAACTTGTTGCGGTTCATGGAAGCGGAGGGTTCGTAG
- a CDS encoding VOC family protein: MTTRWTYAFVDRPVARFAHACDFWTGVTGTDLSELRGERREFVSLLPSYGTDACVKVQAVASGPGGAHLDFCVDDVREFAKAAQALGAHVVADHGTLVVLRSPAGLLFCADPWRGQSARPRVFRGSRLDQVCLDVPPSLYDAEVAFWSALLPAWESRPGALPEFHVLVPPPGLPVRVLLQRLEEERPASAHLDLACADIRATRAEHERLGAEFVTEGRSWTVMRDPAGGLYCLTGRDPETGGLPSG, translated from the coding sequence ATGACTACCCGCTGGACCTATGCCTTCGTGGACCGCCCCGTGGCCCGGTTCGCTCATGCCTGTGATTTCTGGACCGGTGTCACCGGTACGGACCTGTCCGAGCTCCGGGGTGAGCGGCGGGAGTTCGTCAGCCTGCTGCCGTCCTACGGGACCGATGCCTGCGTCAAGGTGCAGGCCGTCGCCTCCGGGCCCGGCGGCGCCCATCTCGACTTCTGCGTGGACGACGTACGGGAGTTCGCGAAGGCGGCGCAGGCGCTCGGTGCGCATGTGGTCGCCGATCACGGGACGTTGGTCGTGCTGCGCTCCCCCGCCGGTCTGCTGTTCTGCGCCGATCCCTGGCGCGGGCAGTCGGCCCGCCCGCGGGTGTTCCGGGGCAGCCGGCTCGACCAGGTCTGCCTCGACGTCCCGCCGTCCCTGTACGACGCTGAAGTCGCCTTCTGGTCCGCCCTGTTGCCCGCGTGGGAGTCACGTCCCGGCGCGCTCCCGGAGTTCCACGTCCTCGTGCCCCCGCCCGGGCTCCCGGTCCGTGTCCTCCTCCAGCGCCTGGAGGAGGAACGCCCCGCCTCCGCCCATCTGGACCTGGCCTGCGCGGACATCAGGGCGACACGGGCCGAACACGAGCGGCTGGGCGCCGAGTTCGTCACCGAGGGCAGGAGCTGGACGGTGATGAGGGACCCGGCGGGCGGACTGTACTGCCTGACGGGCCGGGACCCGGAGACGGGCGGGCTGCCTAGCGGGTGA
- a CDS encoding DUF952 domain-containing protein, which translates to MSTTNLIVHLTERSLWEEARAQGTYEISTRGRTLQEEGFIHCSTREQLPRTAAAFFADVPDLVVLVIDPARLDVPLKYEAPEPGAEEFPHIYGPLPVAAVVDVEPWG; encoded by the coding sequence ATGTCCACAACGAACCTCATCGTGCACCTCACCGAGCGCTCCCTCTGGGAGGAGGCCCGGGCCCAGGGCACGTACGAGATCTCCACGCGCGGCCGCACCCTCCAGGAGGAGGGGTTCATCCACTGCTCGACGCGCGAGCAGCTGCCGCGCACGGCCGCGGCGTTCTTCGCCGACGTGCCCGACCTGGTGGTCCTCGTCATCGACCCCGCCCGTCTCGACGTACCCCTGAAGTACGAGGCACCCGAGCCCGGCGCCGAGGAGTTCCCGCACATCTACGGGCCGCTTCCGGTGGCCGCGGTCGTGGACGTGGAGCCGTGGGGGTGA
- a CDS encoding YciI family protein, producing the protein MKYLVMVQATQADYEAMRGKGSEQSPVWSEQEIQAMYAFMGAINNDLSETGELVDAQGLAEPARIRHVSRDADGKAVITDGPYSETKELMCGYWVLECETLERVTEIAERIAQCPQPAGAPEYPVVIRPFLDGAGDI; encoded by the coding sequence ATGAAGTACCTGGTCATGGTGCAGGCGACACAGGCCGACTACGAGGCCATGCGCGGCAAGGGCTCCGAGCAGTCCCCCGTCTGGAGCGAACAGGAGATCCAGGCGATGTACGCCTTCATGGGCGCCATCAACAACGACCTCTCCGAGACCGGCGAGCTGGTCGACGCCCAGGGTCTCGCCGAACCCGCCAGGATCCGGCACGTCAGCCGGGACGCGGACGGCAAGGCGGTGATCACCGACGGCCCGTACAGCGAGACCAAGGAGCTCATGTGCGGCTACTGGGTCCTGGAGTGCGAGACCCTGGAGCGGGTCACGGAGATCGCCGAGCGCATCGCCCAGTGCCCCCAGCCCGCAGGCGCCCCCGAGTACCCGGTGGTGATCCGGCCCTTCCTGGACGGCGCCGGGGACATCTGA
- a CDS encoding dihydrofolate reductase family protein, with product MRKLTYYIACTIDGFIGDESGDASFMYRFVDEEFLAYLKAEYPETISAQGRRALGIHDLAHRRFDTVVQGRGSYEVALKEGITSPYDHLREYVASRTLTESPDPHVEIIGADLLGKVRELKAEDGQFGIYLCGGSALAGELHEEIDELVVKTYPVVLGTGMPMFGSGFPVTEFTLDTTRTFDNGVVVRTYSRT from the coding sequence TTGCGAAAGCTCACGTATTACATCGCCTGCACCATCGACGGCTTCATCGGGGACGAGAGCGGCGACGCGTCGTTCATGTACCGGTTCGTCGACGAGGAGTTCCTCGCCTACCTCAAGGCCGAGTACCCGGAGACCATCTCGGCCCAGGGCCGCAGGGCTCTCGGCATCCACGACCTGGCGCACCGGAGGTTCGACACGGTCGTCCAGGGCCGCGGCAGCTATGAAGTGGCGCTGAAGGAGGGCATCACCAGCCCCTACGACCACCTGCGCGAGTACGTCGCCTCGCGCACCCTCACCGAGTCCCCCGACCCGCACGTCGAGATCATCGGCGCCGACCTGCTCGGCAAGGTGCGCGAACTGAAGGCGGAGGACGGCCAGTTCGGCATCTACCTGTGCGGCGGCTCCGCGCTCGCGGGCGAACTGCACGAGGAGATCGACGAACTCGTCGTCAAGACGTACCCCGTCGTCCTCGGCACCGGCATGCCGATGTTCGGCTCCGGATTCCCCGTCACCGAGTTCACGCTGGACACGACCCGCACGTTCGACAACGGCGTCGTGGTGCGGACCTACAGCAGGACCTAG
- a CDS encoding TetR/AcrR family transcriptional regulator yields MAGNPERRAALVDAGVEVLAREGARGLTFRAVDAEAGVPVGTASNYFTSRDDLLRQIDTRLHVRLAPNPEVLAELMTRPKDRSLVAAFMHDLMARATGDRTGYLALLELRLEATRRPELRASYTKSVRADLEEGIRFHREAGLPGGDETVTVLYLAVLGLLLEHLTLPGVLEGVLPGVGVPDGLVERIVETTVPGGR; encoded by the coding sequence ATGGCCGGCAACCCGGAGCGCCGGGCCGCGCTCGTGGACGCGGGGGTCGAGGTGCTCGCCCGCGAGGGGGCTCGCGGGCTGACGTTCCGCGCGGTGGACGCCGAGGCGGGCGTGCCGGTGGGCACGGCCTCGAACTACTTCACGAGCCGCGACGACCTGCTCCGCCAGATCGACACCCGCCTGCATGTCCGGCTCGCGCCGAACCCCGAGGTGCTGGCCGAGCTCATGACGCGGCCGAAGGACCGCTCCCTGGTCGCGGCGTTCATGCACGACCTGATGGCCCGCGCGACCGGTGACCGCACGGGCTATCTGGCCCTGCTGGAACTGCGCCTGGAAGCCACCCGCCGCCCCGAACTCCGCGCCTCCTACACCAAGTCGGTCCGCGCGGACCTGGAGGAGGGCATCCGGTTCCACCGCGAGGCGGGCCTGCCGGGCGGCGACGAGACGGTCACGGTGCTGTATCTCGCCGTACTTGGCCTGCTGCTGGAGCACCTGACGCTGCCGGGGGTGCTGGAAGGGGTGCTGCCGGGGGTGGGCGTGCCGGACGGGCTGGTCGAACGGATCGTGGAGACGACCGTGCCGGGGGGCCGGTAG
- a CDS encoding GNAT family N-acetyltransferase produces MGVAIRTADRADRELVARLLDSAFQDDPVSGWIFPGEEYRRTTHPRLMAAFVDIVLEEGRIDVTEDGAACALWLSVPTESAEDEEGFAALREALDPDNERIEQIGTLTAEVHPAGRAHEYLWMIGVAPGRQGEGLGTALLGSVLERCDREGVPAYLEASSERSRALYERLGFELVDRPLDLPDGPQMWPMWREPSAAR; encoded by the coding sequence ATGGGTGTGGCGATACGGACGGCGGACAGAGCCGACCGCGAGCTGGTCGCGAGGCTGCTGGACTCGGCCTTCCAGGACGATCCGGTCAGCGGGTGGATCTTCCCGGGGGAGGAGTACCGCCGGACCACCCATCCACGGCTGATGGCCGCGTTCGTCGACATCGTCCTGGAAGAGGGCCGGATCGACGTGACGGAGGACGGGGCGGCGTGCGCGTTGTGGCTGTCGGTGCCGACGGAGAGCGCCGAGGACGAGGAAGGCTTCGCCGCGTTGCGCGAGGCGCTCGATCCGGACAATGAGCGGATCGAGCAGATCGGCACGCTCACGGCCGAGGTGCATCCCGCCGGGCGTGCGCACGAGTACCTGTGGATGATCGGCGTGGCGCCCGGGCGGCAGGGGGAGGGGCTGGGGACCGCGCTCCTCGGGTCGGTTCTCGAACGGTGCGACCGGGAGGGGGTGCCGGCGTACCTGGAGGCGAGCAGCGAGCGGAGCCGGGCGCTGTACGAGCGACTCGGTTTCGAGCTCGTGGACCGGCCGCTCGATCTGCCCGACGGCCCCCAGATGTGGCCCATGTGGCGCGAACCGAGCGCTGCGCGATAG